A single window of Watersipora subatra chromosome 9, tzWatSuba1.1, whole genome shotgun sequence DNA harbors:
- the LOC137404981 gene encoding uncharacterized protein, producing the protein MGKHCSNSSAYACNNVQVAPFTEVTIVANVDSNYEGKECLFEGNTDTLKRLMIGRSTTRVDQGKIIIPIINPTSRPFKLKKDTVVGSTESLDEDLRLLSVPTTPAEPEKLRPFPSDQLDISKMNLTEEQFSELRELVDEFSDIAGEGITKLGQTSIVQPIVETLPGTMPIRSKPYNIPVGVRAEIKQQIDQMQEKYLISPSSGKWTSPVVLVRKKRWQLEILRRLPQTQCCHSEAVHGHFFVILVRRELNNI; encoded by the coding sequence ATGGGAAAACATTGCTCCAACAGCTCAGCATACGCCTGCAACAATGTCCAAGTAGCACCATTTACAGAAGTGACAATCGTAGCAAACGTAGATAGCAACTACGAAGGAAAAGAATGCTTATTTGAAGGAAACACGGACACTCTGAAAAGACTGATGATCGGCAGATCAACTACTCGAGTTGACCAAGGAAAGATAATAATCCCTATTATCAACCCAACCAGCAGACCTTTTAAGCTGAAGAAAGACACTGTGGTTGGAAGCACAGAAAGCTTAGATGAAGACTTACGATTGCTCAGTGTGCCGACAACTCCTGCAGAACCTGAGAAGCTCCGCCCCTTTCCAAGCGACCAGCTAGATATCTCAAAGATGAATTTGACGGAAGAACAGTTCAGCGAGTTGAGAGAGCTCGTGGACGAGTTTTCAGACATCGCTGGAGAAGGAATCACCAAGCTTGGACAAACATCAATAGTACAGCCCATTGTTGAAACATTACCAGGTACCATGCCGATACGGAGCAAGCCATATAACATACCAGTAGGAGTGAGAGCTGAAATCAAACAACAGATCGATCAGATGCAAGAAAAATATCTCATTTCACCTAGCTCAGGCAAATGGACATCACCAGTCGTTTTAGTAAGGAAAAAAAGATGGCAATTGGAGATTCTGCGTAGACTACCGCAAACTCAATGCTGCCACAGTGAAGCAGTCCATGGCcatttttttgttattctggTGAGGAGAGAGCTCAACAATATATAG